A single genomic interval of Verrucomicrobiota bacterium harbors:
- a CDS encoding class II fructose-bisphosphate aldolase, producing MIVTTDQLFKVAYGKYAIGAYNINNAEQAMGLFKGCLASQAPFIIQISKGARKYTDKRMLEAIIRSAGEIFPEAIFAVHLDHGDEETCYDCIDSGFY from the coding sequence ATGATCGTTACCACAGACCAACTCTTCAAGGTCGCGTACGGAAAGTACGCCATTGGAGCGTACAATATCAATAACGCCGAGCAGGCCATGGGCTTGTTCAAAGGCTGTCTGGCCAGCCAGGCACCGTTCATCATCCAAATCTCCAAGGGTGCCCGGAAGTACACCGACAAGCGGATGCTGGAAGCCATCATCCGTTCCGCCGGCGAAATTTTCCCGGAAGCGATCTTCGCGGTGCATTTGGACCACGGCGACGAAGAAACCTGCTACGATTGCATTGACTCCGGCTTTTACAG